From Salvelinus sp. IW2-2015 linkage group LG18, ASM291031v2, whole genome shotgun sequence, a single genomic window includes:
- the xrcc6 gene encoding X-ray repair cross-complementing protein 5 — protein sequence MAQWNDYHHEDEDVDGEERDESGVDYKSTGRDSLVFLVDASKEMFIKGEDEEPSPFDMTMQCVRSVYTSKIISSDKDLVALVFYGTEQSKNPRNSFKHVYIYHDLDSPGARRVQDVDGLRGEKGAQVAGETMGSGNTNLGEALWCCSNLYSDIKLRLSHKRLMIFTCRDTPHGGDSERNRQARTKASDLKETGVVIDLMHLMKPGGFDVSLFFCDVVSPPEDEAELGLQMDPCGKLEDLQKRVRAKEMKKRSVARLNLCLGEGMNVAVGVYITALQARKPNAIKLYRDNNEPVRTKTRLYHTQTGSLLLPSDTKRVQVYAGRQIVMEKDEVDVIKKFSDPGLELIGFKPMERLKLHHHLRSAVFIYPEEEMVTGSACVFTALLRRCSVRNVFALCKYTRIRNSPPRFLALVPQREEVDDGQAQIAAPGFHGIFLPYADDIRTLDAPQLPTASEPQVDKMKEIVHKLRFKYRSDAFENPVLQQHYRNLEALALDLMAPEHIEDHTMPNVNMMDQRLGSLAQEFRDLVYPADYNPEGKTAPKRKPAEAAGGTEKKPKVEMSEDELRGHVQKSTLGKLTVPVLKDACKQFGVKVTGTKKQELIDALTAQLNK from the exons ATGGCACAGTGGAACGACTACCACCATGAGGATGAAGATGTGGATGGAGAGGAAAGGGATGAGTCTGGAG TGGACTATAAGAGCACAGGGCGTGACAGCCTGGTGTTTCTGGTGGATGCTTCCAAGGAGATGTTCATCAAGGGGGAGGATGAAGAGCCCTCGCCATTTGACATGACCATGCAG TGTGTCCGCAGCGTCTACACCAGTAAAATAATCAGCAGTGACAAGGACCTGGTGGCTCTAGTGTTCTATGGGACGGAACAGAGCAAGAACCCCAGGAACAGTTTCAAGCATGTCTATATCTACCATGACCTGGACTCACCTG gtgCCCGTCGGGTGCAGGATGTGGACGGGCTGCGTGGGGAGAAGGGTGCCCAGGTGGCAGGAGAGACCATGGGCAGTGGGAATACTAACCTGGGTGAGGCGCTGTGGTGCTGCTCCAACCTCTACAGTGACATCAAGCTTCGGCTCTCCCACAAACGCCTCATGATCTTCACCTGCCGTGACACACCACATGGGGGAGACAGCGAGCGCAACCGCCAGGCCCGCACCAAGGCTAGCGACCTCAAAGAGACCG gtgTGGTGATAGACCTGATGCATCTGATGAAGCCAGGTGGGTTCGACGTCTCGCTCTTCTTCTGCGACGTGGTGAGCCCCCCCGAGGACGAGGCTGAGCTGGGCCTGCAGATGGATCCTTGTGGGAAATTGGAGGACCTCCAGAAGAGGGTCAGAGCCAAGGAGATGAAGAAGAGATCGGTCGCAAG GTTGAATCTGTGTCTGGGGGAAGGGATGAACGTTGCAGTGGGTGTGTACATCACGGCCCTACAGGCCAGGAAGCCTAACGCCATCAAGCTCTACAGAGACAACAACGAGCCAGTCCGCACCAAGACACGCCTCTACCACACACAGACGGGCAGTCTGCTGCTCCCCAGYGACACCAAGAGGGTTCAG GTGTATGCAGGCAGGCAGATAGTGATGGAGAAAGACGAGGTGGATGTGATAAAGAAGTTTTCTGACCCGGGTCTGGAGCTGATTGGGTTCAAGCCCATGGAGCGTCTCAAACTGCACCACCACCTCAGATCTGCTGTCTTCATCTACCCAGAGGAGGAAATGGTCACAG GGAGTGCCTGTGTGTTCACAGCGTTGCTGCGCAGGTGTAGTGTGAGGAACGTATTCGCTCTGTGTAAATATACACGGATTCGTAACTCTCCCCCACGCTTCTTAGCGCTGGTGCCCCAAAGAGAGGAGGTGGATGATGGCCAAGCCCAGATTGCGGCTCCAG gcTTCCATGGCATCTTCCTGCCCTACGCGGATGACATCCGTACCCTGGACGCTCCTCAGCTCCCCACGGCCTCCGAGCCTCAGGTGGACAAGATGAAGGAGATAGTACACAAGCTGCGTTTCAAATACAG GAGTGATGCGTTTGAGAACCCAGTCCTCCAGCAGCACTACAGGAACCTGGAAGCCTTGGCTTTAGATCTCATGGCCCCAGAGCACATAGAGGATCACACCA tgccCAATGTGAATATGATGGACCAGCGTCTTGGTTCCCTGGCTCAAGAGTTCAGAGATCTGGTGTACCCTGCTGACTACAACCCAGAGGGCAAGACTGCACCCAAACGCAAACCAG CTGAGGCGGCAGGCGGCACAGAAAAGAAGCCCAAGGTGGAGATGTCTGAGGACGAGCTGAGGGGTCACGTACAGAAAAGCACCCTGGGTAAGCTGACGGTGCCCGTGCTGAAGGACGCCTGTAAGCAGTTTGGGGTGAAGGTCACAGGGACCAAGAAACAGGAGCTAATAGACGCCCTGACTGCACAGCTCAACAAATGA